From Oryza brachyantha chromosome 9, ObraRS2, whole genome shotgun sequence, a single genomic window includes:
- the LOC102704085 gene encoding uncharacterized protein LOC102704085 → MQKHANQTAEQSADDHDHQISSGKTVYHLLHLCHMLLEPPTKPANPGDSGGGHGDAASVRRPRRWHRAAQYHRAGVGLKMRSFDGGEDHRLLDLNLDVAYRGGTLEIPVLYVYDYTCSMLRNLTAMEQASDAGNYVTAYCVFLSRLMCTAEDVALLTKKGIVVHHLANDETVAALFADLCKNVVFDDDDGKCNYLRAACVAADERYQSRVRNWMTWLKHKHFSNPWLALAAVAAVLVTICTVVQAVFAVPWKSK, encoded by the coding sequence ATGCAGAAGCATGCAAACCAGACGGCAGAACAATCAGCGGATGATCATGATCATCAGATCAGTAGTGGCAAGACTGTGTACCATCTTTTGCACCTGTGTCATATGCTCCTGGAGCCGCCGACCAAGCCTGCGAACCCCggggacagcggcggcggccatggcgatgcCGCTTCGGtcaggcggccgcggcggtggcaccGAGCGGCGCAGTACCATAGGGCCGGCGTTGGTCTGAAGATGAGGTCCTTCGACGGTGGGGAGGACCACAGGTTGCTCGACCTCAACCTCGACGTCGCATACCGCGGCGGCACGCTGGAGATTCCCGTCCTGTACGTCTACGACTACACCTGCAGCATGCTCCGCAACCTGACGGCCATGGAGCAGGCGAGCGACGCCGGCAACTACGTCACGGCGTACTGCGTCTTCCTGTCGCGGCTCATGTGCACGGCCGAGGACGTTGCGCTGCTCACCAAGAAGGGCATCGTGGTCCACCACCTCGCCAACGACGAGACCGTGGCCGCCCTCTTCGCCGACCTTTGCAAAAACGTCgtgttcgacgacgacgacggcaagtGCAACTACCTCAGGGCGGCGTGCGTGGCGGCGGACGAGAGGTACCAGAGCCGTGTCCGGAACTGGATGACATGGCTGAAGCACAAGCACTTCAGTAACCCATGGCTGGCCTTGGCTGCCGTCGCGGCTGTGCTGGTGACCATCTGCACTGTGGTGCAAGCTGTCTTCGCTGTACCATGGAAATCCAAATGA
- the LOC102704361 gene encoding UPF0481 protein At3g47200-like — MEPAANFQTEIDVEALLMDLMASRQCFETANNPSGCKIPLDDNGLKPKVMSIGPYYHDPLKGAMEQEKAAMLYDMLQAWEQQKPAMLTSLLKAVSAVEKEARENYFDRVPDMSSHEFVEMLLLDACYILAKFVLPYCCTGGGAISAAGTEPPDTASQTVSAMHDMELVRDIFYLLGNQIPFCALEKIHEVLHGGSSMSMPPGTTVVTDTLLTNVRQLLQHFGYSIRNDTLVEPWHLHHLLYMHFQPHNDGSISSSVAQVDSGRKSKAITYRWRAATYYRAAGVIFRKRHLDHGASKKWWFWFVDGGARSILDVRFDGLTLRIPSLMVDNNTYTVLRNLMMLEQHNPDKLGSHVTAYCVFLSQIAGTASDVALLVKMGIIVHLMANDIDVANMLSRLCSGITIDLDEPKHNYLHKTRKDVERTYKNRTIRCGALLWRRHFRNPLLAIAMVAAVVAFSCQIIQAYYTYKAYKP; from the exons ATGGAGCCTGCAG CAAACTTCCAAACGGAAATAGACGTGGAGGCCCTGCTCATGGATCTGATGGCCAGCAGACAGTGCTTTGAGACAGCGAACAACCCATCCGGGTGCAAGATTCCGTTAGACGACAATGGACTGAAGCCGAAGGTGATGAGCATCGGCCCTTACTACCACGATCCTCTCAAGGGGGCGATGGAGCaggagaaggcggcgatgCTCTACGACATGCTGCAGGCTTGGGAGCAACAGAAGCCTGCCATGCTGACAAGCTTACTGAAAGCGGTCAGTGCCGTCGAGAAGGAAGCGAGGGAGAACTACTTCGACCGGGTCCCTGACATGAGCAGTCACGAGTTTGTGGAGATGCTGTTGCTCGATGCGTGCTACATACTAGCCAAATTCGTGCTGCCTTACTGCTGCACCGGCGGTGGGGCCATCAGCGCCGCCGGGACGGAACCGCCGGA CACGGCGAGCCAGACCGTGAGCGCTATGCACGACATGGAATTGGTGCGCGACATCTTCTACCTCCTCGGCAACCAGATACCGTTCTGTGCCCTCGAGAAGATCCACGAGGTGCTACATGGTGGCAGTAGCATGAGCATGCCGCCGGGTACTACTGTGGTGACTGACACCTTGCTCACCAACGTTCGGCAGCTGCTCCAACACTTCGGCTACTCTATTCGAAACGACACGCTCGTCGAGCCCTGGCACCTGCATCACCTGCTGTACATGCACTTTCAGCCCCACAACGACGGCAGCATCAGTAGTAGTGTTGCGCAGGTCGACAGCGGCCGGAAATCTAAAGCCATCACGTACCGCTGGCGCGCGGCGACCTACtaccgcgccgccggcgtgatCTTCAGGAAGCGGCACCTCGACCACGGCGCCAGCAAGAAGTGGTGGTTCTGgttcgtcgacggcggcgcccggTCCATTCTGGACGTGAGGTTCGACGGCCTGACTCTCCGGATCCCGTCGCTTATGGTGGACAACAACACGTACACCGTGCTGCGAAACCTGATGATGCTGGAGCAGCACAACCCGGATAAACTCGGCAGCCACGTCACTGCCTACTGCGTCTTCCTGTCGCAGATCGCCGGCACGGCGAGCGACGTCGCGCTCCTCGTGAAGATGGGTATCATCGTGCACCTCATGGCCAACGACATCGATGTCGCTAACATGCTGTCCAGGCTGTGCAGCGGCATCACCATCGACTTGGACGAGCCCAAGCACAACTACCTGCACAAGACACGGAAGGATGTGGAGCGAACGTACAAGAACCGCACGATTCGGTGCGGGGCGCTGCTGTGGCGACGGCACTTCAGAAACCCGCTGCTGGCGATCGCCATGGTGGCTGCCGTTGTTGCATTTTCCTGTCAAATTATCCAGGCTTACTATACATACAAGGCCTACAAACCTTAA